The Microcoleus sp. bin38.metabat.b11b12b14.051 genome segment AGCTACTGTCAATCGGGATAAGTCGAATTCGCTTTTGCTGAGTACGATCGATTGTCCTTTGGTCAAGTTGATAGCCATAATTTTGTGATTTTGTAAGGTTTATCGTGCAATATGCTTGGGATCAGACGGCGGTTGAAACCAGGTTTATAAAGACAAAACCCGCCGACGCGGGTTTGCGAGTGGGCGGTTAAAATTACCTGACTTTCTTCAGCCCGCTTGGCATGGACTTTGTGTTTGTAGACGCAGTTTCAACCGCCGTATTATCTATTTCCTTCGATCAGGCATACTTATCTACAAAGCTTTGCAAGCCGGAATTGTAACCTTGTCCCACAGCTTGGAACCTCCACTCGCCATCTTTCTTGTAAAGTCTGCCAAACTCCACCGCCGTCTCCCGAGAAAAATCCTCATCCAAATCGTACTTAGTTACTTCTGTGTTAGTAGTAGTGTCGTAAATCCTGATAAAAGCATTCCGCACTGAACCGAAGTTTTGCCTTCTCGATTCTGCTTCGTGGATTGTCACCACAAACACAATCTCTTCTACCGCCGGATCGACTTTAGTTAAATCGACTGTAACGGTTTCATCATCGCCAACTCCTTCTCCGGTTCTGCTGTCTCCCAGATGTTTTACAGAACCGTCCGGCGACTCTTTGTTATTGTAGAAAACAAAGTATTTTTCGCTGGGAATTTTCGTATTTGTCCCCAACATAAACACGGAAGCATCTAAGTCAAATGCCCCGCCTGTGTCTGTATCGTTGGTATCCCATCCCAAACCAATCCCGGCATTTTTCATTCCCGGTGCTTCTTTAGAAAGATTGATTCTTCCGCCTTTCTCTAAATTGATTGACATTTGCTCTCCTGTTCGCAACATCACTCTTAGTTACCGATCGCAATTATATCAATTATCATAGGAGCTTGACAAATTGCTGCTGATACTCATCCTCTGTCATGAGTTCTTTGGTACTTTCCACCCTGTCTAAAAAGACAATGCCATCTAAATGATCGTATTCGTGTTGAACAATCCGAGCCACAAAATCTGTCAATTCTTGTCGGTGAAGTTTGCCGTCTCTACAAGTGTACTCTATCTCGATCGCCCTACTTCTCGGCACCAATCCCCGAATCCCCGGAATGCTCAAACAGCCTTCCCAGTCTTTGACTGTTTCTGTGGATGCAGCGACAATCCGGGGATTAATCATCGCTGTCGGTTCCATGTGCGGTGCTTGGGGATAGCGCAGGTTGGGGCGAGATGCGACGATGAACAGCCGATCGCACATCGCCGCTTGAGGCGCCGCAATCCCCACTCCGTGCGCGTGTTGGACGGTAGATATCAGGTTGTCGATGAGCTGTTGAATGCGATCGGCCTTCACATTCTCCACAACTTGCGACGGTTGGCGCAATACGGGATTTCCTAATTGAGAAATTTGCAATATTTTAGTCATTTGTCATTAGTCATTAGTCATTGGTCATTGGTCATTTGTCATTAGTCATTGGTCATTTGAATCCGCTACATCCGCTACAAAATCCGCTGCCGAACCGCTCTCTTACATCCGCTACATCCGCTACAAAATCCGTTGCCGAACCGCCCTCTTACATCCGCTACATCCGCTACAAAATCCGCTGCCGAACCGCCCTCTTACATCCGCTACATCCGCTACATCCGCTACAAAATCCGCTGCCGAACTGCCTCTTACATCCGCTACATCCGTTACAAAATCCGCTGCCGAACTGCCTCTTTCATCCGTTACATCCGTTACCCAACTTACCGAACTTGTTGAACAGGCAAACTCCCCGGTTTAACAATCAAATTAACTATTTGCCCATTGCGGTTAATCTCCATTTGCAAAGTGCCGCCAACTTTCGCATTCTGCACAAACTCCTGAACAGCTTCCGACTGAATAATCGGCTGATTGTTAACCTTTTGAATCACATCTCCAGCGCGCAAACCTGCTGCGGCTGCGGGAGAATTAGGAACAACGCTCACAATTGCCACACCCCGATCGACTGCAACTCGCAGATTGCTGTTAGCATTGCTGTTAATTTGCTGCTTCACCTCCGCAGTCAGCGTCGCCATTTCAATGCCAAGATAAGCGTGTTCGACTTTCCCCGTCGAAATCAGTTCCTTCGCCACCTCTTGCGCGGCCTGAATCGGAATCGCAAACCCCAATCCTTGCGCGCCTTGAATAATCGCCGTATTCATCCCGATAACTTCCCCCGAAGCATTCAGCAGCGGGCCGCCGGAATTCCCCGGATTGATTGCAGCGTCTGTTTGAATAAAACCGATCCGCTTGTCGGGTACGCCCACATCGGTACTCGATCGCCCTGTAGCGCTAATTATCCCCGCAGTTACGGAATTGTCCAAGCCCAAAGGATTGCCGATCGCGATCGCCCATTCCCCAGATAGCAGTTTATCAGAATTGCCGATCGGCACCACAGGCAGATCATTCGCCTCAATCTTCACCACAGCCACATCCGTCACCTTATCCGCCCCCAAAACTCGCCCCTGATAGCTGCGGCCATCCTTGAGAGTGACATTTACCGTATCCGCACCTTCCACAACGTGAGCGTTAGTGAGAATTACGCCGTCGGCGCCAATCACAAAACCCGAACCCGTACCCCGTTCGATCCCGCCCCTACCAGAATTCGGTTGTCCGCCAAAAAAATCTTCCGGCGACAGCCCTTTATTTCCCGGTTTCACCCGACGCGAAGCATCGATCCGCACCACCGCCGGGCCAACTTTTGCCACCGCAGTCACAATAAAATTCACGTTAGCGGCATCGCCCGACAAGGGAACTTGCGGCAAAACTTTGCTAGCTTGAGGCTTAGTATTAGCAGGCAATTGCAATTTCGGTTGCAGCGCCTTTTGTGCCGAATCGCCAGAATTTGTACGTAATTGAGAAACCGATAGCCGATCGCCCAACATTGCTGCTCCGGCTCCCGTTACCAGCAGCAATATGTAAATTGCCGGTTGCTTCCAAAATTTGCCAGTAGAACTCTTCATCGCGACGTTTTAAGGCTTTCCTGCCAAATTTAAATATTTGCCTAGCGGTTCCCCGATACCTGCTCTATCGCCTGCGTCCGACAAAAATTTTGCGCGATCGGCAGACTCCTATAAACTTTAGCATTCAGCTTCTCATTTTGGATTTGTGATCGCCAATTTTGGCTAATTTGGTAAAATAAGCCAGCTTTCGCCCCTAAATCCCAAATCCTTTCATTTCAAACGTAATTTATAGCAACCGCCAAAGCTGTTAAGACATAGATAACCTCATGAATAGAGCCCGAGACCCCTCTACCCTAAACGGTTTGATTCCTGTAGCTGTCAACTGTCAACTGTCAACTGTCAACTGTCAACTGTTAACTGTCAACTGTCAACTGTCAAGCGGTCAACTGTCAACTGTCAACTGTCTGTCGGTCTAGCTTCCCAACGACCAACTCGATTAAACTAAACTCTCTGGACTTGACAATCTCTTGAATGCCGATCGGCAGAGGTAAGCAGTGGACATCACCCTCGAAAGTCTGTGGAATCAGATACTTGAACGTCTCCAGGTACAACTGAGCAGACCTAGTTTTGAGACGTGGATCAAAACTGCCAGAGCCGAACAACTCGAAAATAACTGTTTGATTGTCAGCGCCCCCAACCCCTTTGCTCGCAATTGGTTGCAAAAATATTACGTCAAAACCATCGCCGACGCCGTTGAAGAAATTCTCGGCTACCCCGTAGAAATCTACTTGACAATTGCCGGGGGAAATGAAACAGGCGGCAGCAACGACTCCGCCACGATTTGGCCGCAGCCGATCGCCGATAGCCCCGAAAGCCATTCGCTACACCCCCCTAAACCTGCCCATTTAAACCCAAAATACGTATTTCCCCGGTTTGTCGTCGGTTCCAACAACCGCATGGCTCACGCCGCAGCCCTCGCCGTAGCCGAGTCTCCGGGACGGGAATTCAATCCCCTATTTTTGTGCGGCGGCGTCGGTTTGGGGAAAACTCATTTGATGCAGGCGATCGGTCATTATCGCCTAGAAATCGACCCCAGCGCCAAAGTTTTTTACGTTTCAACTGAGAAATTCACTAACGATTTAATCGCCGCCATTCGCAAAGATAGTATGCAAACTTTCCGCGACCACTATCGGGCAGCGGATGTTTTATTAATAGATGACATCCAGTTTATCGAAGGTAAAGAATACACGCAAGAAGAATTTTTTCACACTTTTAATACTTTGCACGAATCCGGAAACCAAGTCGTTTTAGCTTCCGATCGCCCGCCGCAGCAAATCCCCCGCCTGCAAGAGCGCTTGTGTTCCAGATTTTCCATGGGATTAATTGCCGATATTCAATTGCCAGACTTAGAAACACGGATGGCAATTTTGCAAAAAAAATCCGAGTATGAAAATATGAGGCTGCCGCGAGATGTGATTGAATACATTGCTTCTAGTTACACTTCCAACGTTCGGGAACTAGAAGGTGCTTTAATTCGAGCCGTAGCATATCTTTCCATTACCGGTTTGCCGATGACGGTGGAGAATATCTCCCCGGTTTTGAACCCGCAAACTGAAACTGTAGAGGCGACGCCGGATGCAGTAATTGCCGTTGTGGCCGAGGTATTCGATGTTTCTGTGGAGGATTTGAAGGGTGTTTCCCGCAGGCGAGAAATTAGCTTTGCCCGTCAAATCGGGATGTATTTAATTCGGCAGCATACTGGTTTGAGTTTGCCGAAAGTTGGCGAAGTTTTCGGCGGCAAGGATCACACGACTGTGCTTTACAGTTGCGACAAAATTGCTCAGTTGCGGAACACCGATCCGACTTTGGCCCAAACTTTGCGTCAATTGAGCGATCGAATTAACGTTGTCAGCCGCAAAACTTAATTACGTCGGGTGCGTCAGCCGCGAAATTTCTCAGTCTACTGTCAAAATATTCAGCCCGCTGACGCACCCTACAATAACCGATCGCGCCCGCCTGTGGAAAAACCTGTGGAAAATTTGCCCTGATCATGTGAAAAACTTTACTCTATCGCCCACAACAATTTTTGCAGCAACATCGGCGGGCGATCGGCTTTTACCAGCTTTTCCCCAAGTTTTTCACAGGATTTATCAGCTACAACTCAACCCCAGCAAGCACCAATTTTATTTTTCCACAGTTTCCACAGGGCGATCGTCCAAAAATACTTCAATAAATTAAAAAAATAGCGTTCCGCCAACTGCCCACTGCCAACAGTCAACAGCCAACAGTCAACAGCCAACAGTCAACAGCCAACAGTCAACAGCCAACTGCCCACTGCCAACTGTCAACTGCCAACAGTCAACTGTCAACTGCCATCAGCTTTCTGTGATAGGATTTGCTTCTATCTCAAATCCGGTTAATTAACCTCCCATGAAATTGGTTTGCACCCAAAGTGACCTCAACGCCAACCTCTCGTTGGTAAGTCGGGCCGTTCCCTCCCGCCCGACACATCCGGTACTAGCCAACGTACTCCTAGTAGCGGATGAGGAAAATCAGCGGGTTAGCTTAACAGCTTTCGATCTCAGTTTAGGCATTCGCACCAGCTTTGCAGCAGAAGTAACTGGCGGCGGCAGTTTTACCATACCCGCGAAATTGCTCAACGATATTGTTTCCAGACTCCCAGGCGGAGAGGTTACTTTAGAAGACGAAGCAGGCGACACCGTAGCGTATCTTACTTGCAGTTCTGGCAGCTACCAAGTTAGAGGCATGGGCCCCGAAGAATTCCCAGAATTGCCCGCCATCGAAGCCGGAACAATCCTGAAATTGCCGCCAGAAGCCTTGATAGAAGGACTCAAAGGAACTTTATTTGCTACTAGCCCCGACGAAGCAAAACAGGTACTGGCAGGGGTACATTTAAAAGTGCTAAAAGACTGCCTAGAATTTGCAGCTACAGACGGCCACAGATTGGCAGTAGTTCAAACTGCCAACGAAAAAGCAGAAGGTGAAGAAACCGCAGAAGAATTTGAGGTGACTGTTCCCGCTAAAGCATTGCGGGAAGTAGAAAGAATGCTAGTGATGCGACAGTGGACTGAACCAGTCACCCTGCATTTTGAACAGGGTCAAGTAGTGTTTGAATGGGCCGAGCAGCGCCTGACAACCCGCACCTTAGAAGGCCAATATCCCGCCTACAGACAGTTGATTCCGCCCTCCTTTGAGCGGCAAATTACTGTAGAGAGGCGATCGCTCCTAGCAGCAGTAGAAAGAATTGCAGTGTTTGCAGACCAAAAAAATAATATCCTCAAA includes the following:
- the dnaA gene encoding chromosomal replication initiator protein DnaA — its product is MDITLESLWNQILERLQVQLSRPSFETWIKTARAEQLENNCLIVSAPNPFARNWLQKYYVKTIADAVEEILGYPVEIYLTIAGGNETGGSNDSATIWPQPIADSPESHSLHPPKPAHLNPKYVFPRFVVGSNNRMAHAAALAVAESPGREFNPLFLCGGVGLGKTHLMQAIGHYRLEIDPSAKVFYVSTEKFTNDLIAAIRKDSMQTFRDHYRAADVLLIDDIQFIEGKEYTQEEFFHTFNTLHESGNQVVLASDRPPQQIPRLQERLCSRFSMGLIADIQLPDLETRMAILQKKSEYENMRLPRDVIEYIASSYTSNVRELEGALIRAVAYLSITGLPMTVENISPVLNPQTETVEATPDAVIAVVAEVFDVSVEDLKGVSRRREISFARQIGMYLIRQHTGLSLPKVGEVFGGKDHTTVLYSCDKIAQLRNTDPTLAQTLRQLSDRINVVSRKT
- a CDS encoding TerD family protein → MSINLEKGGRINLSKEAPGMKNAGIGLGWDTNDTDTGGAFDLDASVFMLGTNTKIPSEKYFVFYNNKESPDGSVKHLGDSRTGEGVGDDETVTVDLTKVDPAVEEIVFVVTIHEAESRRQNFGSVRNAFIRIYDTTTNTEVTKYDLDEDFSRETAVEFGRLYKKDGEWRFQAVGQGYNSGLQSFVDKYA
- the def gene encoding peptide deformylase, producing MTKILQISQLGNPVLRQPSQVVENVKADRIQQLIDNLISTVQHAHGVGIAAPQAAMCDRLFIVASRPNLRYPQAPHMEPTAMINPRIVAASTETVKDWEGCLSIPGIRGLVPRSRAIEIEYTCRDGKLHRQELTDFVARIVQHEYDHLDGIVFLDRVESTKELMTEDEYQQQFVKLL
- a CDS encoding HhoA/HhoB/HtrA family serine endopeptidase; the encoded protein is MKSSTGKFWKQPAIYILLLVTGAGAAMLGDRLSVSQLRTNSGDSAQKALQPKLQLPANTKPQASKVLPQVPLSGDAANVNFIVTAVAKVGPAVVRIDASRRVKPGNKGLSPEDFFGGQPNSGRGGIERGTGSGFVIGADGVILTNAHVVEGADTVNVTLKDGRSYQGRVLGADKVTDVAVVKIEANDLPVVPIGNSDKLLSGEWAIAIGNPLGLDNSVTAGIISATGRSSTDVGVPDKRIGFIQTDAAINPGNSGGPLLNASGEVIGMNTAIIQGAQGLGFAIPIQAAQEVAKELISTGKVEHAYLGIEMATLTAEVKQQINSNANSNLRVAVDRGVAIVSVVPNSPAAAAGLRAGDVIQKVNNQPIIQSEAVQEFVQNAKVGGTLQMEINRNGQIVNLIVKPGSLPVQQVR
- the dnaN gene encoding DNA polymerase III subunit beta — translated: MKLVCTQSDLNANLSLVSRAVPSRPTHPVLANVLLVADEENQRVSLTAFDLSLGIRTSFAAEVTGGGSFTIPAKLLNDIVSRLPGGEVTLEDEAGDTVAYLTCSSGSYQVRGMGPEEFPELPAIEAGTILKLPPEALIEGLKGTLFATSPDEAKQVLAGVHLKVLKDCLEFAATDGHRLAVVQTANEKAEGEETAEEFEVTVPAKALREVERMLVMRQWTEPVTLHFEQGQVVFEWAEQRLTTRTLEGQYPAYRQLIPPSFERQITVERRSLLAAVERIAVFADQKNNILKCSIDEENQEITLSVDAKDVGCGKESMPAQISGDSIDIAFNVKYLIDILKTAQSSEIQLQLNGALAPVIFQPLGGVNATFLIMPVQLRP